A segment of the Lolium perenne isolate Kyuss_39 chromosome 3, Kyuss_2.0, whole genome shotgun sequence genome:
caatccacatggtggtcatggttatgtgaagatgcgccgaagaagaagctctcccatggtggattatgggggagcaatccacaagacttcacaagcaagcacaagcaagaaaggcgttccatcttgttgaggtcaagatcgtcgtcatcgagctcaagtggaatgcgcaagtataaggtttgctcttgatagggtttgtttctcaccggtctcatggtgtagttggagaccggtttatagtttagttgccgtactatcaagagggctctcgagtgagtaacttgatcgtatcgttcggagagagctcaaacctttgcatccttgcatcatctttcttggttgttatttggaccttatccatgtgatgttttagagcttgtgcttattctcatgacaagctctagttcattgagaatggtttttgcatgggcaacttgttgcattttcgagattggaggttttaccggtatgtcttttttagataggtcaaacctttcatcatttgtttctatcctcctttgctggactatgatgtttctatgcatattgttgtagagctcgttgttgtgatttcaacgagcccaagatcatcgaaatcggagtccggatgcaaaagttatgcccgttttagttttggtgtttctgcagttttcttaggccggatattttggaaatatccgggccggattatccgggccggatatttcggaaatatccggcccccccgaaatcgtctaaggaccggaagaaaagcagctctggataggggccggatttttggccggattttgtccaggttttgtccctgaggccggattatccggcccccggataatccggccccaacttgggccggaatatccggcccggtgtttgcccaaacggctcgaggTTCTTGGGGgggataaataccccccttcttcctccttgggcagtgcttctctcactctctctcccctccattgttgaactagagaagcttgctccatctctcaatccctccatgattcttgcccccatttgagggaaaagagagaggagatctagatctacatttctaccaatcaaatccatctctttgtgagtggaactctctagatcttgatcttggtgttctttgtgaattcctttgttcttcctctcttattcccccaatagcttttgtagctttgttggaatttgagagagaaggacttgagcatctttgtggtgttcttgccattgcatttggtgcatcggtttgagttctccacggtgattcgtggtggtgaaagcaagaaggttgttactcttgggttcttggaaccctagacggactctaggcctttgtggcggtttgttgggagcctccaattaagttgtggatgtgtgccccaatctttgtgtaaggcccggtttccgcctcgaaggaaatcccttagtggaaccgtgacctaggcctttgtggcgagggtcaccggagatttaggtgaggcgccttcgtggcgttcggtgtgtggtgtgagtaccgcatcttggggtgaggcctttgtggcgttggtgtgcatcgagcaaccacacctcaaggtgagcctcttgtggcgttcgggagcactaagcaaccgcacctctccaccggagattagcactcgcaagagtgtgaactccgggataaatcatcgtctcccgcgtgcctcggttatctctatacccgagctctttacttatgcactttaccttgtgatagtcatcgtgcttgaagttatatatatcttgctatcacatacttgcttgtattgcttagcataagttgttggtgcacataggtgaactcttgcttagaataagttgttggtgcacataggtgaaccatagtatataggctttgggcttgacaaagtaaacgctagttttattccgcatttgttaagcccatctcgtaaaagttttaaatcgcctattcacccccccccccctctaggcgacatccgtgtcctttcagacgTGTTCTAAAATATCTTAAAGGTCTAACATTAGCGAACGGTAGCATGCATGAGTAGTTAGAATTTGAACTTTCGTAAATTATAAAATGTTCTTCATTTGGTTTTATTAATCGTCCCTAAAAGTAGTGTGGCATGCCTAGATTGTGCACTTATTTCCCCGGCACAAGTTATCTAACCACGCCCTTAACTTGCTCGAAGCCAAACAATTACATTAATAATGTGACattacaaaaaaaattaaaatctaATTAGTACACAATCTATACCTTGCTTGAACCTAGTAGCCTATTGTTATTTTTTCTTTTGTACAGTCTACCCATGCATCAATTCATTTATGccgtcactagtagaaaacgggCATTTAGTCTCGGTTTGCAACaccaatcgggactaaaggttcTCCGCACCGGCGCGTGTCCGCAACCCACGTGGAGGGTctttaataatcttgaataatttttttttgcaaaatctgAAACCTAAAAATTCGGATATAACTTTTCGTGTAGATACAATTTCATATATTAAacttttttttcgagttcgtatgcaataGATATTCCCATTTTACCAAAAAAAATAGAgtgtttttgcaaaaaaaaaagtcaaaattcatgtGTTATTTTTCATAATAACCAAATCACCTAACCTACCTACATCTAAAAATAtttttttatcattttcttttctattttacaaagctaaaaaGGCGATCCGAGGGTGGAGCCATAAAAACCCTAGAAAACCTTTAGTCCAGGTTGGTGTCTCCAACCGAGACTAAggggtagacctttagtcccggttaggGACACCAATCAGAACTAAAGAGGCTTGCATCGGCGGGGCCTGCCGCAACCCTTTCAGTTTCGGTTGGTGTCTTCAACCGGGACTAAAACCGTTCGACGTTCCTAGCCGTTGGAACTGGGACTAATGTCACATTAGTCTGAGTTTCAAACACAGCCAAAACTAATACTCCGGATAGTTCCGAACAAAAAACCTGATTTCTACTAGTGCGTACTGCGGCAGGCCTATCTTTATTCCTGCACCACCTTGCTTCAGCCTTTGCGTGATCAAATATAGGAAATCCACGGTAAAAATCGAATCGTAAACTCTTTGAATCAGATCGGACACCACAAAAGCCGCGTCGCAATTACTATGCACGCCTCTAGGCTCAGAGCCCTCCCTCCCCATACCATAATCAGGGAGAGAGAAAACTATCCCCAATTCCCCCTACCAAAAGGTCGGTAACTATTTGTCTATTTCGACCGCGCATACCAAAAATATACACGCGCCTTTGCACGGATTTACCTTCCGTCAAAATAGAAAGAAGGGGCAACCGCGTTCAACCGGACGCGAAATCGAGCACGTAGCCTTGCGACGCACGGTTTTAGGAAATACGGAGTACTTTTCTCCTTCCTCTCGCGCGCGCCAATTCTTGGTAAGTCTATTTATACCGGCTACAGTGCATCGCGTTGAGGCACAAAGCAGAAGGAGCAAAGAACCGACCAGCCACGAAACGAACCTGCaacaccctccgccgccgccagatTTTCTTCCCTCGATTGCTTTGGATCCATCGCGACGATGGTGCATCCGCGCGGCACGCCGAGCACGGGGCGGCACCGCATCGAGATGGCCCTCAGGGTGGACAAGAACAGCCGCCAGGTCACCTTCTCCAAGCGCCGCTCCGGGCTCTTCAAGAAGTGCTCCGAGCTCGCCCTCCTCTGCGGCGCCGACCTCGccgtcatcgtcttctccgaggcCGGCAACGTGTtcgccctcggcagcccctccgtTGACGCCGTCCTGCGCCGCTATGTGCCCCTCCCCGCCGGCGCTCCTGTCCCTGCTGCCGCTGACGACGCCGGTGTCGATGAGGATGACGACCGTGAGGCGCTGGAGAAGATGTGCCAGGCGAAAGAGGCGACCGCGAAGCAGTTAGCGTCAGAGATCGAGCGGATGAACTTGATCGGgtactgttgcggtcagaaacccaccggcgagcaacgacgggcaacacaggagagccgggagcaacttagggctgcggctggccctggtccctccgagcgacggcccgcacagaactccggcacgcacgtccgatgctggtgcaagggcgtgccacctgacctatacctggtcagaaaggtgatggagatgcctcgcttagtttcttgcatggcatacacgtaaacattaaatacgagcctcgatcggctctcaggttgtcctgtgaatcggctcaaggagccgatctacccatgattcgcacgaggtgtacgaatatatggtggtcctgcttgatcaagataaagctaaaacgatctacgatgatttggggttttcaccgcataatcggatcatcctactcgtgattgggcctcgcggtcacgcacggtgatcgtaagccgatcctagacaaggcctaaaaaccaacacgaggttgatccccggaacatcctgtctagggctagcaaactacaccctacgcgtcgctggatcctccaaccctttgtaaggcctaactatgcagatattaaactaatccttgaaaaacaaggagcaaccataacggatcggatctactaaataatgatcaagcggggtgccgcccctacacctaagataggtgtaagggcggctagatgtataagggttgcactacgacagcatatggtacgaagaacaatgctaaccctaacacatctaagataactacgttgctcgccatcaaaaaggcttcagtacgagcaacgcatgaacgacgaataaacttgtactgcctagatcgcaagatgcgatctaggcagcatgatgcttacccggaagaaaccctcgggacaagggagttggcgatgcgcctagattgatttgtggtgaacgtgattgttgtttatttcataaaccctagatacatatttatagtccgtagactttctaacgtgggaataatcccaaccgtgcacgagccaaactctaactaaccgacacgtaatctactatattacagatacacgggcaaactagcccaaaccttgcataacaggccgattcacgtatttcttccatatatattcttcaagtccatctcgatcgcggcccacctctgactcggtcaaattcttttttttttttgagagaaagagctgCGATTATATTAAAACATCAGATTGTCTGATACAATTGTGTCCCTAGCAAAGTCTGGTGGAACACCAAGCCAAGTCATACAAATATTATTGTCGCAGCCTTGTTTCGCTAAAACGTGAGCTACTCTATTAGCAGAACGACGGACCGCCTGCACGGAAGCATCACCAAAAGTTCAAAGAAGTGCCTTCACCTCCTCCACCAACGGGCCATATGAGGATCGATCCATCTCCTCCTTCAGCAGCTTTGCTCTAACCCCAGTGCTATCCGTTTCCAGAATTACCCGAGCAACCTGTAACTCCTTTGCCAAGATGAGTCCCCGGCGACACGCCAATAGCTCCGCGCCTTCGGCATCTGCAACATGGGGGAAAAAATGGCAAGCTCCGCCAAGGAAATCACCATGGTGGTCTCGGATGACCACGCCCGCCCCTCCATTGCATTCGCCTTGACGAAAGGCTCCGTCCGTGTTCACCTTCACCCAGTCCTGTACCGGTGGAAGCCAGCGCTCAGCTGGGGTAGCCACATGCGATGCTGGGGATCTCAGGTTCCGCCATTCCTCAAACTGAGCGATAGTTTGAGAGACAATCTGACCAGGATCATCCAGCTTATGGGTCTCCCGGGCATTGTTCCTAGCCAGCCACAAATTATAACTCAGCATAAAGAACCAGGCGCCCTCATCCGCAGAACACCGACCTATCCAATCCAGCAACCAGCCTTTGAGATCCGCATGGCAAGCTAGCCTTTTTGGCGGAGATTCCAGCTGAACACCCGTCCGGGTCGAGAGGAGTGACCATGCCGAAGCTGAATGGGGACAAGTCCAGAAGCGATGAACCAAGCTCTCCGATCTGCCGCACGCTAGACAGACAACGCCGTCTTTAATTCTCCTATGACTGAGCTCCGATCCCACTGCCAGGCCATTTTCCACTAGCCTCCACATGTGCACCTTCACCTTCCCCGGAACCGGGATATCCCAAAGCGCCAGATACCCCCTGTGATCTTGGCATGATCTTGACGATTCAGTAGCACCTCGAGCATCTCTCTTTCTCTGAACCGCCAAGTGGTAAGCAGATTTTACCGAGAAAACACCATTTTTTGTGTAATTCCAAGCTCTGAAGTCTTGTGTACCCGAGCGTCCGACTGGAGTGCACAGAATGTCGGCAGCATCGATATCAAAAAAGTGTTGCCGAACCATCTCCTCATTCCACGCACCCCCCTCAGGCACAATGAACTCGCTAACAAGCCTCGGGCAGTCTTCCTCTCTTTGTCCCAGTGGACATTGAGCACCTGATCTCGGTATCCAGTTGTCCTCATGCACCTTTATAGATGTGCCGTCCCCAATTCGCCACACTAGGCCTGCTCTCAGGAGGTCACGGCCATGTATAATTCCTCTCCAAGTGTATGAGGCTCGTTTGGGACAACTTGCAGTCAAGAAATCCCCCTCCTTGAAGTACCTAGCCTTCAACACTCTAGCACACAGTGAGTCAGGCTGGGTAATCATTCTCCACCCTTGCTTTGCTAGGAAAGCTTGATTGAAACATTCATAGTCTCGAAAGCCCAATCCTCCCCTTGCTTTATTTTTGCACATTCTTTCCCACCCGATCCAATGAACCTTTTTTTGCCCCTCCGAGTCTCCCCACCAAAAGTTCGAAGAAATAGAGCTCAGTTGTTTACAGAACTTTTTTGTGAGAAGAAAACAGCTCATCGCATAGGCCGGTACAGCTTGCAGGATAGATTTGACAAGGACGCTTCTCCCTTCCTTCGACATTCCTTGGCCTTTCAGACCTTTAACTTTCCCCCAAGAGCGTTCACGCAGATGTTTGAAGCAGCCATCCTTCGACTTACCGACAACAGTGGGCAGTCCCAAGTATCTCTCAGAAAGAGCCTCGACTTCAATACCTATCTGCTGCTTCAGCCCATTCTTCGCCTCCTCTCTACACCCTTTCCCAAAAAAGACCGATGATTTTTGCAGGTTGACTTTCTGCCCAGAGCTAGCTTCATAGTCACCCAGAATTCTCTTGAGAGTATTCATACTGTCTACAGTAGCCTCCAGAAAAACCACACTATCATCCGCGAAAAGAAGATGGGTAACATGAGGGCCACCCGCCCCAAAATGGACTCCCCTCAACATATTTTCGTGTTGTGCTTCTTTAAGAAGGGCCGAGAAGCCCTCGACGCAGAACAAGAATAGGTAGGGGGATAGCGGATCACCCTGCCGTAAACCTCTGGATGGAAGGAAACTGTCAGATAGGCCTCCATTCAATTTCACTGAGAATCGGACAGTGGTAATACACCTCATAACCATCTCGACCCAGGCTTCTGAGAACCCCAATTTCCGCATCATCCTCTCAAGGAAAATCCATTCAACCCGATCATACGCCTTTACCATGTCAAGCTTAACCGCACACAGAGGAGTTTTTCTCTTTCTTGTCCTAATTGCTTGTGTACATTCATAGGCCACAAATACATTGTCAGTGATCAATCGCCCCGGAACGAAAGCACTCTGTTCCTCTGAGATTAGAATCGGAAGAATCCCTTTCAGCCTATTAGCCAATACTTTGGAGGCGATCTTATATAGCACATTGCAGAGGCTAATTGGACGGAACTGCGAAAGCGATTCTGGCGAGTTGACCTTTGGTATCAGAACCAACACAGTGTCGTTGAAATCATCGGGACATTCCTTTCCCGCCAAAAAATCCCTCACAGCTCTGCATACTGCACTCTTTAAATCAGCCCAGTGGCGTTGAAAAAACAGTATGCAGGCAGCCCATCCGGCCCAGGTGACTTCGTCGGCCCCATTTGGAAAAGGGCTCCCTCGATTTCCTTGTCAGAGATAGCTGCAGTCAGCTTCCCATTCATGTCCCTGTCCACAGCCTCTTCAATGCGGTTCAGAATTCGATCCATATTCGAGGCCCCTTCCGAGGTGTACAGGTTGGCATAGAAGGATTGTGCGAGTTGGCGCATAGCCTCATCCGTATCACACCTGCTGCCGTCCGGTCGCAGGAGAAACCGGACTGTATTCTTTCGCCTTCGATGAGTTGCTCGGTTCTGGAAATTTTTTGTGTTGCGGTCACCCGCTTTGAGCCACTCTTGTCTAGATCTCTGTCGATACATAATCTCTTCGGTTTCATAGACCTCATGCAGCCGACGCTCTAACTCTCGTACCTCCAGTGAGGAATCTGAGATTAGGGCATGCTCTTTGGCTTTTTCAATCTCTACCTTCAGCTTTTTAATTTCTCTACGGACTGACCCAAATGTACTGTAACTCCAGGATTGCATCTCTTTAGATACCTCTCTCAGCCGGTTACAAAGCCCTACCACACTTTCACCATGTCCAGCCGTTGACAGCCAAGCATTCTTCACCATATCATCGTATGTCTCATGCCGTGACCACATTTCCTCATACATAAACCCTCTGTCGAACGACGCTGGCCGGCTGTCCGGCTCAGCGCGAATCTTTATAAGGAGAACCATGTGATCAGACTCTTCAGTAACTAAATGTTGCACATTGGTAAGGGGAAACATGGCAAGGAAAGATTCATTTgctactcggtcaaattctggtgataacacatgcccccctggttttggaattgataattccaaaatcactctgctttttcttcgtcgggtcatgtcgtggcagaaccgtcgcagtatccttcatcatgatgccctgccttctcaacttctccgcgtgacctggcagttttttttttaggcaccacttcctcggaaactgctgtggcattgaatttccactatatccccttttatttaaccgctccaaacagtttacttccgcatccccttcgcattagcactccaaaagccctcctgcgccaccatgtcttcttcctcctctgcttcatcggatctttccacccagtcctcttcttcccgcgagccgacgccggagcagaacccggaggaggtccatggggccaacacccgccgtgccatcgaggccggggaggaatcgagccatgatttctccgtctggtctgaggacgacaagtccttgaccgacggggaaagtgacctccgcttcctcgccgacggggaaacggaggaggagagcgatgacgatcgcttctcctgcgacgacttcacctcccccgaggtggaggaggaggaggagaaggaggaggaggaggaggacgacacctcctccgacgagccgccggccaaacggttctgcccttggccggggaacctcagcgacttcgacagcgacgacgacgatgctgacgaggaggatgaggacaatgagggcccggccggcggccgctggagcagcgacgacgagcccgccgggagtagcgccgacagtggcgacgacggcgacgacgagggcagtgacgacccgtagataggacctttagcataggatcagtagtagtagatggggcaatgtatcccctagtatttccttttgagagcaatcagctctttatgtaagaaatcttgcttatcaatgaagaacttctcccaatttgattttgccgatttcccttgagcttaatttagccgatttcccctcatactaactttgccgatttgtccccttagccaatgcttaatgagccgataacAACAAATCGGTCCTTCATAAAGCGTCCTTCAATTCTTCAGCTGATgtccttgagatctggtggatactgTAGAgttttcaagagagcccttaaatttctcGTACCAGCTCCAGCGACCCTCTTCTGCGAGCACTCATCATTTtgcgaagaaggttgcgacgaaggaccagccgatgacactccaatcggcttctaaacaacagagcatctaccaagctagctgccccccgagcctcagtcatggcgagaatattggtgaggctgcacagatcagaccaagggctttgaactcaggtaactcTGAGgaagctaccatgccgaaccagcCGAACTCGCccccatcgattgcctcttcttccgttgaaagccgatattgtagacgaaacaccaacggcttaacgaGCAAAAGGCCGTCTTGCACGCCATAGCTGACTTCTAGGCGCGATCGGCtcgttgcagctgaggaagctctcattgtttgccCCCTCGGAGAAGTAGATGGCTTCTGTgtgattgtactagagtcgatggctgtgcatcggctttgtttcttagttctaaagtcgatgtccttgcatcggctgtatatcatgaaaaaaaaaaattttactggccgattttctatcggcccccaacatttcactgcacacatgttcatctgcacatgttcatctgactaggtgccccccgagccgaatctgtcaggtaactgcagatatcggctctgtagcttagccaaggcactgtatttgcacgtcggctccggtaggaccaatgttgatttttcctaactcatcagccgacgtaaacccgctgcccagtagatcgatgttgaacacaagcagaacatgtggtgaggataattttggccgattgctggaatcggcctccatattgaatcgctcaatgaaggttttgtaatgttccttcatagatctttggggccgatcccaaggatcggcctcgccacgtttgctcatcagtttgttcttgctacacggtcaggccggtggataagaccagcctaaccctgcccttcgtcacgtcgatgcgctcgcagtcgtccaaattgatacctgagagtggctcttggcctgctgtttcccaagcgttcatgccagccgttgaaacctcggctgagtcatcggcctggacgacctctacttcatctccatcccactgtattacgcattggtgcatcgtggatgggatgcaacagttggcgtggatccaatctcttcctagcagaaccgcgtaggtgctcttgctgtcgacgataaagaacatcgtagggatggtttccttcctacggtcagatccacgttcagaacaccttgtgcgtcagacgcttggccgttgaaatcgctcagtgtcacgttggttttgatcagatccgagctagagcgtcccaaccgacgtagcatggagtatggcataatgttgactgccgctccggtgtccaccagcatcttgttgacaggcctcccatcgatataacctcgcaagtacagggccttcagatgtctgtagcttctttctcgtggcatctcaaagataaccggccgtgggccgcagtcaagttgtgccacaggtgcctcgtctaatcctggagcactgaactccgtaggaaggatgaacaccatgtttgtgccagccgatgtttcatcatcggctttcctttgcttggggcgccactccattttttgtggtcggtcctcttcatccagggttcgctggaccttcgcggccagatcaggccgcgctttccttagcgtgtgcaggtataacctttcggcttcctccaagccgcgcagtcgctgaaccctacgcttttgggaacggctgagtccatcagggcaccaccttggccggtggtacctgtcttcttcttcttcatcgtcttccaaatcctcgagatcttccacccgaggggactcagcgtgcttgttccgaagtgggagaggccctagacgtttgaacac
Coding sequences within it:
- the LOC127339724 gene encoding agamous-like MADS-box protein AGL61 gives rise to the protein MVHPRGTPSTGRHRIEMALRVDKNSRQVTFSKRRSGLFKKCSELALLCGADLAVIVFSEAGNVFALGSPSVDAVLRRYVPLPAGAPVPAAADDAGVDEDDDREALEKMCQAKEATAKQLASEIERMNLIGYKVIEAQGERRFWWEADVEALGEAELPEFARLLERLRDNVRRHADKLPRPAAALVPAQAPAMTAVAPAGDAASYYLAY